A single Corynebacterium stationis DNA region contains:
- a CDS encoding flavodoxin domain-containing protein: protein MVQVLYQPQYGSSKLYAEAFAALLDVAPATWDDSLALQTELEAGEGPVVVFSYIHGPRVPGAEAALAAHKAGRPTAICCVGMTLIQKARKDDSLAAQVGDDIVRFYLPGRLNYSELSSAHMRVMRGIIQALKLKPRALRSDNDQSMIDSFKKDIDRVDLNELEPVVAWAKGES, encoded by the coding sequence ATGGTTCAGGTGTTGTATCAACCCCAGTATGGTTCCAGCAAGCTATATGCTGAGGCTTTCGCTGCGCTTCTCGATGTCGCCCCTGCCACCTGGGATGACTCACTTGCTTTGCAGACTGAATTGGAAGCAGGTGAGGGGCCAGTGGTGGTCTTTTCCTACATCCATGGCCCGCGTGTGCCCGGGGCGGAAGCAGCGCTTGCCGCGCACAAAGCTGGACGCCCTACAGCAATCTGTTGCGTGGGAATGACTCTTATTCAAAAAGCCCGCAAGGATGATAGCTTGGCCGCTCAAGTCGGTGATGACATCGTGCGCTTTTATCTGCCTGGGCGGTTGAACTATTCTGAGCTATCCTCCGCGCACATGAGGGTGATGAGGGGCATTATTCAAGCCTTAAAGCTCAAACCCCGTGCTCTGCGCAGTGACAATGACCAGTCCATGATTGATTCATTCAAAAAGGACATCGACCGCGTGGATTTGAATGAGCTTGAACCGGTCGTCGCTTGGGCGAAAGGTGAAAGCTAA
- a CDS encoding isoprenyl transferase: MKLLPALLYPAYEARLISELKGKPQPKHVAVMADGNRRWAREAGFEDISHGHRQGAKKISEMVSWCADTEVEVVTIYLLSTENLKRSADEVNLLFDIITEVVDHLSHGDLNCQVRLVGHLDLLPDEVSQKMSSAAADTEGNDGIIVNIAVGYGGRQEIVDAVQAMLKKEVDAGATPGELVECITVDSISKHLYTKGLPDPDLVIRTSGEQRLSGFLLWQAAYSEIWFTDTYWPAFRRIDFLRALRDYSQRSRRFGK; encoded by the coding sequence GTGAAACTTCTTCCCGCATTGCTGTACCCAGCTTATGAAGCCCGTCTGATTTCTGAGCTTAAAGGTAAGCCCCAGCCTAAACACGTCGCTGTGATGGCTGATGGCAACCGCCGCTGGGCACGCGAAGCGGGCTTTGAAGATATCAGCCACGGGCACCGTCAAGGCGCGAAGAAGATTAGCGAAATGGTGTCCTGGTGCGCTGATACTGAAGTCGAAGTAGTGACCATCTACCTGCTCTCGACTGAAAACCTGAAGCGCTCTGCAGATGAAGTCAACCTGTTATTCGACATCATCACTGAAGTTGTCGACCACCTAAGCCACGGCGATCTGAATTGCCAAGTTCGGCTCGTGGGCCACCTGGATTTGTTACCTGACGAAGTCTCGCAGAAGATGTCCTCTGCTGCGGCAGACACAGAGGGCAATGATGGGATTATCGTCAACATCGCCGTTGGTTACGGCGGACGCCAAGAAATCGTTGACGCGGTGCAAGCGATGCTGAAAAAAGAAGTCGACGCAGGCGCGACGCCAGGAGAACTGGTTGAGTGCATCACCGTGGACTCAATTTCCAAGCACCTGTACACCAAAGGACTGCCTGACCCAGACTTGGTTATCCGCACCTCTGGTGAGCAGCGGCTTTCGGGATTTTTGCTGTGGCAGGCTGCCTATTCGGAGATTTGGTTTACTGATACCTACTGGCCCGCGTTTCGCCGGATCGACTTCTTGCGCGCCTTGCGGGATTATTCGCAGCGCTCCCGCCGGTTTGGTAAATAG
- a CDS encoding 3-deoxy-7-phosphoheptulonate synthase, which yields MSQPVSLQTPASTSNRRVKAFHHLPSPAELQAESPLSEKQAAKVEQDRQEIAEIFDGEDDRLVVVVGPCSIHDPVAALDYANRLSPLARALDEDLKIVMRVYFEKPRTTVGWKGLINDPHLDQSFDIPSGLRTARKVLTDIVNLDLPAACEFLEPNSPQYYADAVAWGAIGARTTESQVHRQLASGMSMPIGFKNGTDGNVDVAIHAASSAAAPHFFFGTSDDGQPSVVETAGNPHCHIILRGGSHGPNWDEQSVAEVTEKLGKDARLMIDASHANSGKDHVRQVEVARGIAKQIASGNENIAGIMMESFLEGGAQSLDKLGIDGLKYGQSITDACMDIDDTVELLAELAAAVRARRATR from the coding sequence ATGTCGCAGCCAGTCTCTTTACAAACCCCGGCCTCAACCTCCAACCGTCGCGTTAAGGCTTTTCACCACTTGCCAAGTCCGGCTGAACTTCAAGCAGAGTCGCCGCTGAGTGAAAAGCAAGCGGCGAAGGTAGAACAAGACCGCCAAGAGATTGCCGAGATTTTCGACGGTGAAGATGATCGCCTCGTTGTCGTAGTCGGCCCGTGCTCCATTCACGACCCAGTCGCAGCTCTTGATTACGCCAACCGCTTGTCGCCGTTGGCTCGCGCGCTGGATGAGGATCTGAAGATTGTTATGCGCGTGTACTTTGAAAAGCCACGCACCACCGTGGGCTGGAAGGGGCTAATCAATGACCCACATCTTGACCAGTCCTTCGACATTCCTTCTGGCCTGCGCACCGCGCGCAAGGTGCTGACAGATATCGTCAACTTAGACTTGCCCGCAGCCTGCGAATTCTTGGAACCAAACTCCCCGCAGTACTACGCAGATGCCGTGGCCTGGGGCGCGATTGGTGCTCGCACCACTGAATCCCAGGTGCATCGACAGCTAGCGTCTGGAATGTCCATGCCGATTGGCTTCAAAAATGGCACGGATGGCAACGTCGATGTTGCAATCCACGCGGCATCGTCGGCAGCAGCACCGCACTTCTTCTTTGGCACCTCTGACGACGGTCAACCGTCGGTGGTAGAAACTGCCGGTAACCCGCACTGCCACATCATTTTACGCGGCGGATCGCACGGGCCGAACTGGGATGAGCAATCGGTTGCCGAAGTAACTGAGAAGTTGGGCAAAGATGCACGCTTGATGATTGATGCCTCCCATGCGAATTCGGGCAAGGATCATGTGCGCCAGGTGGAGGTGGCACGGGGCATCGCTAAGCAAATTGCTTCTGGCAATGAAAACATCGCCGGCATCATGATGGAATCCTTCCTGGAAGGTGGCGCGCAATCGCTCGATAAATTGGGCATTGACGGCCTGAAATACGGCCAATCCATCACCGATGCCTGCATGGATATCGATGACACCGTGGAGCTTTTGGCCGAGTTGGCGGCTGCGGTTCGTGCCCGCCGTGCAACACGATAG
- the mca gene encoding mycothiol conjugate amidase Mca: protein MMNALNTGRILAIHAHPDDESSKGAATTAKYAAEGHEVLVLTCTGGERGDIINPAMDKPGVKENMTNIRHEEMAKAARALGVQHEWLGYIDSGLPQELAKQNKAKDPDVVRQFVPEDCFAQAPDDEVADKFIQVIREFQPHVIITYDENGGYPHPDHLMVHRASMIAWEKAGDAGYKPELGEAWTPLKLYYSHGFVYQRMELFHNELLEQGRTSPYTPMMARWDASFGDIMSRVTTQIECADYFQNREDALRAHATQIDPAGAFLATSVATQARLWPTEEFELAQTRVSTSLPENDMLAGVPGIDKSLGEANN, encoded by the coding sequence ATGATGAACGCTTTGAATACTGGGCGCATTTTAGCCATTCACGCACATCCGGATGATGAATCTTCCAAGGGTGCGGCGACAACGGCAAAGTATGCGGCCGAAGGCCACGAGGTGCTGGTATTAACCTGCACCGGTGGCGAGCGCGGCGACATCATCAACCCGGCGATGGATAAGCCTGGCGTGAAAGAAAACATGACCAATATCCGTCATGAAGAAATGGCCAAAGCTGCTCGCGCGCTGGGCGTACAGCACGAGTGGCTGGGCTATATTGACTCCGGTTTGCCGCAGGAATTAGCTAAACAAAATAAGGCTAAAGATCCTGATGTAGTGCGCCAATTCGTGCCGGAAGATTGCTTTGCGCAAGCTCCTGATGACGAAGTCGCGGACAAGTTCATTCAGGTTATTCGCGAATTTCAGCCGCACGTAATCATTACTTATGACGAAAATGGTGGCTACCCGCACCCAGATCACTTAATGGTGCACCGCGCCAGCATGATTGCCTGGGAAAAGGCCGGAGACGCTGGCTACAAGCCCGAGCTCGGCGAAGCGTGGACTCCACTGAAGCTGTATTACTCGCATGGCTTTGTTTATCAGCGCATGGAGCTATTCCACAACGAACTGTTAGAGCAGGGGCGCACCAGCCCGTATACGCCAATGATGGCGCGTTGGGACGCATCCTTTGGCGATATCATGTCGCGCGTTACCACTCAGATCGAGTGCGCTGATTATTTCCAGAACCGTGAAGATGCCCTGCGCGCACATGCTACGCAGATTGATCCGGCAGGTGCGTTCTTAGCCACCTCGGTAGCTACGCAGGCACGTTTGTGGCCGACGGAAGAATTTGAATTGGCGCAGACTCGGGTATCAACTTCCTTGCCAGAAAACGACATGCTGGCTGGTGTACCGGGGATTGACAAATCGCTGGGAGAGGCGAATAACTAA
- a CDS encoding DUF4307 domain-containing protein produces the protein MSTAGRQPNQNSQVTQRNRGARYSERTDHGRVRSGDLTSKAVVAIFVAIIVVGIFFGFKYFESRDQINAQIHYISHEEIDEDTFGVWVDVTRNRPDEPAYCIVQAYDFSKAEVGRREFALAADGRENVRAFVEIPITAQAVAGDAYGCSSTMPPYLDTEHTIYE, from the coding sequence ATGAGCACTGCTGGACGTCAGCCCAATCAAAATTCCCAAGTAACACAACGCAATCGGGGCGCAAGATATTCCGAACGTACAGATCATGGACGTGTCCGGTCCGGAGACCTCACCAGCAAGGCAGTAGTTGCCATTTTTGTGGCGATTATCGTCGTCGGCATCTTCTTTGGCTTTAAGTATTTTGAAAGCCGCGATCAGATTAACGCGCAGATCCACTACATCTCCCATGAAGAGATTGATGAGGATACCTTTGGTGTTTGGGTTGATGTCACCCGCAACCGTCCGGACGAACCGGCATATTGCATCGTCCAGGCATATGACTTCTCTAAGGCTGAGGTTGGCCGTCGCGAATTCGCTTTAGCTGCTGATGGCCGCGAAAATGTGCGGGCATTCGTTGAAATTCCGATCACTGCGCAGGCAGTCGCTGGCGATGCGTACGGATGCTCAAGCACGATGCCACCCTACTTGGACACCGAGCACACGATTTACGAGTAG